Part of the Cohnella candidum genome, TCGACAAACCGGCACCGAAAGTCACTTGCTTCTTAGGACCCGCCGGCATCAGTGCTACTCCGTAGTCCACCTTTGCTGCTTTGAATTGCGGCGACATCCAAGGGCCGTCGAACATCATGCCTAGCTTGCCGGAGGCGAACATTTTCAGATTGTCGGTATTCGGCGCTGGAGCGACTTTCTGATTCAATACAAGGTCCGCCCAATACTTAACTGCTTCGACAGCTTCAGGTTTGTTAATCATGGAGGTTTTGGTGTCGTAATCGATCACGTCGCCGCCATTTGCCCATATCAGTTGCGGAATGTACACCCATCCATCCGGTAAAGTCATGCCGTATTGGCCTTTCTTCGGATTCGTCATTTTCACAGCCCAGTCTGCCATCTCATCCCATGTTGTCGGCGGTTTCTCCGGATCGAGCCCAGCTTGTTTCGCCATATCCTTGTTGAAGTAAAGCGCATGGGCGAAATAATTCATCGGCATCCCGATAAAATGCCCTTTATAATGAATCAGTTTGTCGTAACCCTGCGGCAGCAGAGAAGTATCGATCATATTGTTCGAATAAAAGTCGTCGACAGGAGCGAGCACCCCAAGATCGGCATATTTGGCGATATTCTCAGGACCGAAGGCAATAAAGTCCGGACCTTGGCCTGATGCAGATGCTGTCGTCAACTTCTGATACAATACGCTCCAGTCCATGATCTCCATTTTCACTTCGACCTGATCCTGCGAGCTATTGAATTTCTTCACCAGCCCTTCCAGTACCGGGCGATCCGAGCCCCCAAACCCGTTCCAGAACGTAATAGTAACTTTTCCATGAGGAGCTGCGTTCCCTGAATCGCTTGACGCGCTCGCACTTGCGCTTGCGCTGCTGGAAGCTTTCGCATCCGGATTGGAGCTGGATGAATCGGTCTTGCCGCCGCACGCTGTAACAACCAGCAACAAAGTGCACAGTGCCGCAACCCAACCGCTCCGTTTCAATTTTTTCATGATACTGAACCCTCCCGTTTAATTAATGAAATCGCTTTCTTGCAACTTCAGTATAAGAGGGGCGAATACACCATTCCATACTAAGCTTAATATAAAAGTAAAGATATTATCGCTTTAATTAGTACAGTGCCGTGAGTTGTGATATTGTAATGCTAGTATAATAATGCACATATATTAGGAGAGATTTTTGATGAGTTCTCTGCCCCTGTACAAGCAGATTCAAAATCAACTTCGGGAACAAATCCTATCCGGGAAGCTTCGCCCCGGTGACCGCGTTCCTTCGGAGAAGGAATTATCGCATTTCTTCAAGGTGAGCCAAATCACCACTAAACAGGCGCTCGCCGCATTAGCTGACGAAAATATGGTTATACGGATTAAAGGCAAAGGAACGTTCGTCGCCGGTCGAAACGGAACGGATCTGCTCCACTCCATGCAATCAGGTCTTAAAGGGATCGTGGGCATTATTTTCCCTTCGATTCATATGCCCGTGGAAAGCTTACTGTTTTATTACATCCAAACTTTGCTTCATAGTAGAGGGTATCAAACGCTCATCCGAGTCACGGATGACAGGATGGACAAAGAAGTGGAAGCCATCCGGATGTTCCGGCTGTTCGGTGTCAGGGGGTATATCATTTTTCCTGCAATCGATGAAAATTACAATGAAGAAATCCTTCGTTTATCGCTGGATAAGTTTCCGCATGTCCTCGTGGACCGATATTTGCCGAACATCACAAGCAGCAGCGTCACGTCGGAAAATGTCGGGGGCACCGTCTTAATGCTTCAACATCTGCTGGATGCGGGATGCCGAAACATTGCGTTCTTAACGCAGCAAGACACAAATTCCAATACTCATGAACGGATAGCGGGATTCGAAAAAGCGTATACGGACCGGGATCTTCCTATCGATAAGAAGTTCTGGTTCTTCGTAGGCAACGGGCAAAGAAACGATGAAGTTACGATCACTCGGCTAAAACAGTTTTTCATGACGCACTCCGAAATCGAGGCAGTAGTAGCAGTGGATACGATAGTAGCCATGCTTGCCTACAGTGTATTGCAGGAAATGGGCCTCTCCGTACCGAACAAGATCAGGCTTGTTTCGTTTGATGATCCGAAATTGCCTTTCGTGCCGTTTATACAACAGGACACGGAAAGTATCGCGAAAAAAGCCGTCGATATACTCATCCATCAGATGGAGAAAAGTTATAGCATTGAGCGGGTCACTATTCCTGTACGGTTGGTTGATAATGTTAGATATCCGATGCCGGAATGATATTTTCCATGGAGAAAACTTTTAATAAAATAAGTGACCGCCGCTCCCTTTTCGAGAAGAACGGCGGTCACTTCATTCAATCTTCTTTGATTATCTGTAGGGCATGTCAATAAGCTGATATACGCGAAAAAAAATCAAAAAACAAAAAAAAAGACCCCCTCACGGGGGTCTTTCCTATCTTAAGAGCACTTGCTATATCCGCAGTTTCCGCAGGTCTTGCAACCTTCCACGTTCAGCAGCGAAGCCGAGCCGCAGGACGGACACAAATCTTTGGACTGGTATGGCTTATGCGTATGTCCGTGCACCGGGCCGGCCGTTTCGACGGTCGCCGCGATCGGCGACTCGGTGACGGCGTAATGCTCGGCGGCGGTGACGCCGGCATGCGTCTCGAGCGCTTGTGCGACGGCGTCCGCGATCGACTCGACGCGGTTCGGGCCGAAGCCGACGGCGCCGGATCCGCCGATGCCTTTGAGGTGCTTCACGAGCAGCTCGACTTTGTTGCCGTGGTCGCCGTACCGGAGGAACAGCGAGCAGACGCGGCCAAGCGCTTCCGCCATCGCGAACACGTCGGAGCCGGCTTTGCCGACGTTCAGGAAGATTTCACCCGGCGTGCCGTCGATGTCGTTGACCGTGATGTAGGCCATGCCGAACGGCGTGTTGTATTTGTAGGTCGCGCCGCGAAGCACTTTCGGGCGGGACTTGTATTGACGGTCGAAACCTTGTACTTGTGCCGGCGTGACTTTCGCGTTCAGCGCCGTGTTGAGCTCGCTGACGGCGGTCGTTTCGGCTGCTGCCGTAGCTGCAGGAGCAACAGCTTCCGCTGCCGGCTCTTCTTTCTTCTCTTCCTTCGCCGTGCTCAGGACTTGAACGTCGCGGCTTCCGTCGCGGTAGATCGTGACGCCTTTGCAACCGAGCTCGAATGCTTTCTCATACAGCTCTTTCGTCTCTTCGACCGTGAAGTCGGCCGGCGCGTTCGCCGTCTTGGAGATTGAGCTGTCGACCCAGCGCTGGATGGCGCCTTGCACGCGGATGTGGTCCATCGCGGACAGGCTCATCGAAGTGACGAACCATTCCGGCA contains:
- a CDS encoding ABC transporter substrate-binding protein codes for the protein MKKLKRSGWVAALCTLLLVVTACGGKTDSSSSNPDAKASSSASASASASSDSGNAAPHGKVTITFWNGFGGSDRPVLEGLVKKFNSSQDQVEVKMEIMDWSVLYQKLTTASASGQGPDFIAFGPENIAKYADLGVLAPVDDFYSNNMIDTSLLPQGYDKLIHYKGHFIGMPMNYFAHALYFNKDMAKQAGLDPEKPPTTWDEMADWAVKMTNPKKGQYGMTLPDGWVYIPQLIWANGGDVIDYDTKTSMINKPEAVEAVKYWADLVLNQKVAPAPNTDNLKMFASGKLGMMFDGPWMSPQFKAAKVDYGVALMPAGPKKQVTFGAGLSMHLTSKGAKDENVKNAVYKFAQWWFQKDTQKEWAIKIGFPPIRTDLAGDPEIIQSNPDLKVFMESAQIGQPWLIGIVNSNKITSDVFQKYFDQILLKKADVQSTLDQASADLDKILATER
- a CDS encoding GntR family transcriptional regulator, coding for MSSLPLYKQIQNQLREQILSGKLRPGDRVPSEKELSHFFKVSQITTKQALAALADENMVIRIKGKGTFVAGRNGTDLLHSMQSGLKGIVGIIFPSIHMPVESLLFYYIQTLLHSRGYQTLIRVTDDRMDKEVEAIRMFRLFGVRGYIIFPAIDENYNEEILRLSLDKFPHVLVDRYLPNITSSSVTSENVGGTVLMLQHLLDAGCRNIAFLTQQDTNSNTHERIAGFEKAYTDRDLPIDKKFWFFVGNGQRNDEVTITRLKQFFMTHSEIEAVVAVDTIVAMLAYSVLQEMGLSVPNKIRLVSFDDPKLPFVPFIQQDTESIAKKAVDILIHQMEKSYSIERVTIPVRLVDNVRYPMPE